The Kiloniellales bacterium genome includes the window GTGGCGCTCGGGTTTCGGCCTGCCGACACAACCGGCTACGGGCGCATGCTGGTCGATCCCGGCGACGGCCGCCTGCTGCGCATCGTCGAGGCGGCCGACGCCGGCCCCGACGAGCTGGCGATCGGCCTCTGCAATGGCGGAATCCTGCTGGGCGACGGGCCGACCCTGTTCTCGCTGCTCGAGCGGGTCGGCAACGACAACGCCAAGGGCGAGTACTACCTGACCGACGTCTACGGCCTGGCGGCCGAGGCCGGCCTGACCACGCGGGTGGTCGAGGCCGATGAGGAGGAGCTCCTCGGCGTCAACGCCCAGGCCGAGCTGGCCCACGCCGAGGCCGCCATGCAGAGGCGCCTGCGCGCGGCCGCCATGGCCGGCGGGGCGACCCTGATCGACCCGGAAACAGTCTGGCTCAGCCACGATACAGAGCTTTCGCCGGACGTCGTGATCGAGCCCGGGGTCTTCTTCGGCCCGGGCGTGACCGTGGAGTCCGGCGCGCGCATCAGGGCCTTCTCGCACCTCGAGGGCGCCCATCTCGGCGCCGGCGCGGTGGTCGGCCCCTACGCCCGCCTGCGGCCCGGAACGCGAATCGACGCGGGCGCGCGCGTCGGCAACTTCGTCGAGGTCAAGAACGCGGTGCTCGAGCCGGGCGCCAAGGCCAACCATCTCTCCTATATCGGCGACGCCCGGGTCGGCGCGAAGGCGAACGTCGGCGCCGGCACGATCACCTGCAACTACGACGGCTTCGGCAAGTTCCGGACCGAGATCGGCGCCGGCGCCTTCATCGGCTCGAACACGGCGCTGGTGGCGCCGGTCAAGATCGGCGACGGCGCACTGGTGGCGGCCGGCAGCACGATCAGCCGGGACGTCGGCGACGACGACGTCGCGATCGAGCGCGCCAAGCAGCAGATCCGCCCGGGCGCGGCGGCCCGCTTCCGCCAGTTCCGCGGCGCCACGGCGTCGGCGGAGCGCAAGTCCGGCAAGGCCAAGGCGCTCTAAGCGCAGGAGGATCAAAGCCATGTGCGGCATCATCGGCATTCTCGGCCAGGCGCCGGTTACGCCCCTCTTGGTCGACGGCTTGAAGCGCCTGGAGTACCGGGGCTACGACTCGGCGGGCATCGCGACCCTGATCAACGGCCGGATCGACCGGCGGCGGGCCGAGGGCAAGCTGAGCAACCTGGAAGCCCTGGTTGGCGAGCAGCCGCTCGCGGGCACCATCGGGATCGGTCACACCCGCTGGGCGACCCACGGGCGGCCGAGCGAGGCCAACGCCCATCCCCACGCCAACGACCGCGTGGCCCTGGTCCACAACGGGATCATCGAGAACTTCCGCGCGCTGCGGAGCGAGCTCGAAGACCTCGGCCACCGTTTCGAGACCGAGACCGACACGGAAGTCGTGGTTCACCTGGTGACCGAATACCTCGGCCGGCAGATGTCTCCCCAGGAGGCCGTCGCCGAGGCGCTCGGCCGCCTGGAAGGCGCCTTCGCGCTGGCCATCGTCTTCGCCGGGCGGCACGACCTCATGATCGGGGCCCGCCGGGGGTCGCCGCTCGCGGTCGGCTTCGGCGAGGGAGAGATGTTCCTCGGCTCAGACGCACTCGCCCTGGCGCCGCTGACCGACCGGATCTGCTACCTGGAAGAGGGCGACTGGGCGGTGCTCAGCCCAGAAGGCGTCGAGGTTCACGACGAGAGCGGCGCCGCCGTGGCGCGCGAGGTGCGCCGGACCGCGCTGACCGGCGCCGCCATCGGGAAGGGTCAGTACCGCCACTTCATGCAGAAGGAGATCTTCGAGCAGCCGGCGGTGGTCGGCGACACGCTGCACAGCTTCGTCAATCCCCTGACCCGCGCGGTGACCCTGCCGGACCTGGGCATCGATCTCTCGGCTCTGCCGCGCGTCACCATCTCGGCCTGCGGCACGGCCTACCTCGCCGGCATGGTCGCCAAGTACTGGTTCGAGCAGACCGCGCGCCAGCCGGTCGAGCTCGACATCGCCTCGGAGTTCCGCTACCGCGAGGCGCCGATGCCGGAAGGCGGCCTCGGCCTCTTCATCTCCCAGTCGGGCGAGACCATCGATACCTTGGCGGCGCTGCGCTACGCCAAGAAGGCGGGGCAGAAGATCCTCTCGATCGTCAACGTGCCTGAGAGCGCGATCTCCCGCGAGTCCGACGCGACCCTGATGACCCTGGCCGGGCCCGAGATCGGCGTCGCCTCGACCAAGGCCTTCACGACCCAGCTGACCGTCCTGGCCTGCCTGGCCCTCGCGGTCGGCCGGGCGCGGGGCGCGCTCGATGCCGAGGGGCAGGCGGCGCTGACCACGGCGCTGACCGAGGTGCCGGCGCGTGCCGCCGAGATCCTCAACCACGACGAGGCGATCCGGGGCATCGCCCACGACGTCGCCGAGGCCCGCGACGTGCTCTACCTGGGCCGCGGCACGCTCTTTCCCCTGGCCCTGGAAGGCGCCCTGAAGCTGAAGGAAATCAGCTACATCCACGCCGAAGGTTACGCCGCGGGCGAAATGAAGCACGGGC containing:
- the glmU gene encoding bifunctional UDP-N-acetylglucosamine diphosphorylase/glucosamine-1-phosphate N-acetyltransferase GlmU; amino-acid sequence: MTEHRLAVVVLAAGMGTRMKSSRPKVLHEVAGKPMLHHVLDTSAALAPERSVVVIGAGMEAVEAACRGHRTVVQSPQKGTGHAVACASEALEGFHGANGRGTVLVLYGDTPLLTSETLRRMAALREGPDAPALVALGFRPADTTGYGRMLVDPGDGRLLRIVEAADAGPDELAIGLCNGGILLGDGPTLFSLLERVGNDNAKGEYYLTDVYGLAAEAGLTTRVVEADEEELLGVNAQAELAHAEAAMQRRLRAAAMAGGATLIDPETVWLSHDTELSPDVVIEPGVFFGPGVTVESGARIRAFSHLEGAHLGAGAVVGPYARLRPGTRIDAGARVGNFVEVKNAVLEPGAKANHLSYIGDARVGAKANVGAGTITCNYDGFGKFRTEIGAGAFIGSNTALVAPVKIGDGALVAAGSTISRDVGDDDVAIERAKQQIRPGAAARFRQFRGATASAERKSGKAKAL
- the glmS gene encoding glutamine--fructose-6-phosphate transaminase (isomerizing) — translated: MCGIIGILGQAPVTPLLVDGLKRLEYRGYDSAGIATLINGRIDRRRAEGKLSNLEALVGEQPLAGTIGIGHTRWATHGRPSEANAHPHANDRVALVHNGIIENFRALRSELEDLGHRFETETDTEVVVHLVTEYLGRQMSPQEAVAEALGRLEGAFALAIVFAGRHDLMIGARRGSPLAVGFGEGEMFLGSDALALAPLTDRICYLEEGDWAVLSPEGVEVHDESGAAVAREVRRTALTGAAIGKGQYRHFMQKEIFEQPAVVGDTLHSFVNPLTRAVTLPDLGIDLSALPRVTISACGTAYLAGMVAKYWFEQTARQPVELDIASEFRYREAPMPEGGLGLFISQSGETIDTLAALRYAKKAGQKILSIVNVPESAISRESDATLMTLAGPEIGVASTKAFTTQLTVLACLALAVGRARGALDAEGQAALTTALTEVPARAAEILNHDEAIRGIAHDVAEARDVLYLGRGTLFPLALEGALKLKEISYIHAEGYAAGEMKHGPIALIDEQVPVIVCAPSGPLYEKTASNVQEVIARGGKVILISDRDGIAALGDGAVHTIELPRVDPFVAPILYAVPVQLLAYHTAVIKGTDVDQPRNLAKSVTVE